A region from the Chelmon rostratus isolate fCheRos1 chromosome 6, fCheRos1.pri, whole genome shotgun sequence genome encodes:
- the syt9b gene encoding synaptotagmin-9b, with the protein MPAEREDEICRKALELLSDLCSKGEVQDDNCLDFIYYFRDLARPRYTDSDVSVSLLSLLVTTCGLALFSVSLFVSWKLCWVPLSGRFLPDVLKGAHFLGGDQQPVLIEVDGEEREYSEDGCMKEPSGPPLAVAVPESALKISHTSPDIPLETQTKVEKNQVHTLARDRVQRQITEPTSSVRHNSIRRQMNLSNPDFNPAQFQRQESLSGLGRIKPELYKQRSVDAEDGRRSDSCGRLCFVLKFDFDLEQLIVKIHKAQDLPAKDFSGTSDPYVKIYLLPDRKTKHQTKVHRKTLNPVFDEVFLFPVAYAELSSRKLHFSVYDFDRFSRHDLIGQVVVDNFLDLADFPRETKLCRDIQYVTSDNVDLGELMFSLCYLPTAGRLTITMIKARNLKAMDITGASDPYVKVSLMCDGRRLKKRKTSTKRNTLNPVYNEAIVFDVPPENIDQISLLIAVMDYDRVGHNEVIGVCRVGNEAESLGRDHWSEMLTYPRKPIAHWHPLIEWVGQGAAGSGSQGGSTNSLKAPPSP; encoded by the exons ATGTATCGGTGAGCCTGTTGTCCCTGCTGGTGACCACCTGTGGCCTGGCTCTCTTCAGtgtctccctctttgtctcatGGAAATTGTGCTGGGTGCCACTGAGTGGCCGTTTCCTCCCGGATGTCCTCAAGGGGGCGCACTTCCTGGGAGGAGACCAACAGCCCGTCCTCATAGAG GTGGATGGGGAGGAAAGGGAGTACAGCGAGGATGGCTGTATGAAGGAGCCTTCAGGGCCCCCTTTGGCTGTGGCTGTCCCAGAGTCAGCCCTAAAGATAAGCCACACATCACCTGACATCCCGCTGGAGACCCAGACCAAGGTGGAGAAAAACCAGGTCCACACTCTGGCCAGGGACAGGGTCCAAAGACAGATTACTGAGCCTACCTCATCTGTGCG GCACAACTCCATCCGTCGTCAGATGAACTTGTCCAACCCGGACTTCAACCCTGCTCAGTTTCAGCGCCAGGAGTCTCTGTCCGGTTTGGGCCGAATTAAACCAGAACTCTACAAGCAGCGCTCCGTGGACGCAGAAGACGGTCGCCGCAGTGACAGTTGCGGGCGCCTCTGCTTCGTCCTGAAGTTTGACTTTGACCTTGAGCAGCTGATCGTGAAGATCCACAAGGCCCAGGACCTTCCTGCCAAGGACTTCTCAGGGACCTCAGATCCTTACGTCAAGATCTATCTGCTGCCTGACCGCAAAACCAAGCACCAAACCAAGGTGCACCGCAAGACACTCAACCCAGTGTTCGACGAGGTGTTTCTCTTTCCTGTAGCATATGCCGAGCTGTCGAGCCGTAAGCTGCACTTCAGCGTCTACGACTTTGACAGGTTCTCTCGCCATGATTTGATTGGTCAAGTGGTGGTGGACAACTTCCTGGACCTTGCCGACTTTCCTCGGGAGACGAAACTGTGCCGGGACATACAATATGTAACCTCG GACAATGTGGACCTGGGAGAGCTGATGTTCTCATTGTGCTATCTCCCCACGGCTGGCAGGCTCACCATCACCATGATCAAAGCCAGGAATCTCAAAGCGATGGACATCACTGGAGCTTCAG ATCCCTATGTGAAAGTGTCCCTGATGTGTGACGGCCGGAGGctaaagaagaggaagacgtCAACCAAGCGTAACACTCTGAACCCGGTGTACAATGAAGCCATTGTGTTTGATGTTCCTCCCGAGAACATCGACCAGATCAGCCTGCTCATAGCTGTCATGGACTATGACCG GGTCGGACATAATGAAGTGATCGGGGTGTGCAGGGTGGGCAATGAGGCTGAGAGTCTGGGGCGAGACCACTGGAGTGAGATGCTGACATATCCACGGAAACCCATTGCACACTGGCACCCACTCATAGAG TGGGTCGGACAGGGAGCAGCAGGGAGTGGAAGCCAAGGAGGATCCACCAACTCCCTGAAGGCACCACCATCgccatga